From a region of the Impatiens glandulifera chromosome 4, dImpGla2.1, whole genome shotgun sequence genome:
- the LOC124933852 gene encoding protein STRUBBELIG-RECEPTOR FAMILY 3-like, whose protein sequence is MNYNIIFSPVSILARTMFLFFPLLAVKKLDTRICRPLSDENFLELVSVGSKLRHENLAELVGYCLEHGQRLLVYKYYQNGTLHEALHSDECIGKKLSWNTRIRLALGAARALEYLHEVCEQPIVHGNFKSSNILLDDDMTVRVSDCGLAPVSPDEYLKLLMNDGYGAPEVELGVYNCKSDVYSFGIILLELLTGRKSCDRSRPRGEHFLVRWVIPQLHDIDALSEMVDPSLNGVYPTKSLSRLKLLFL, encoded by the exons ATGAACTACAACATTATCTTCTCTCCGGTTTCCATTCTTGCAAGAACCATGTTTTTGTTCTTCCCC CTTCTAGCAGTCAAGAAACTGGATACCAGAATTTGCAGGCCATTAAGTGATGAAAATTTCCTCGAGCTCGTCTCTGTTGGTTCTAAGCTTCGACATGAGAATTTAGCTGAGCTGGTTGGATATTGTTTGGAGCATGGACAGCGGTTACTTGTGTATAAATACTACCAAAATGGAACCCTTCATGAAGCATTGCATTCAGACGAATGCATTGGTAAGAAACTGTCGTGGAATACTCGAATCCGCTTGGCTCTAGGTGCTGCACGAGCCTTAGA GTATCTGCATGAAGTTTGTGAACAGCCAATTGTGCATGGGAACTTCAAGTCTTCCAATATTCTCCTTGATGATGATATGACAGTGCGCGTTTCAGATTGTGGTTTGGCTCCTGTTTCTCCGGATGAGTACCTAAAACTG TTAATGAACGACGGTTATGGTGCACCTGAAGTGGAGTTGGGAGTTTATAATTGCAAGAGCGACGTGTACAGCTTTGGGATCATACTGTTGGAGCTTCTTACTGGTCGAAAATCTTGCGATAG ATCAAGGCCAAGAGGGGAACACTTTTTGGTGAGATGGGTAATTCCTCAGCTTCATGATATTGATGCATTATCGGAAATGGTTGATCCTTCCTTAAATGGAGTTTACCCAACAAAATCATTATCGcgtttaaaattgttatttctaTAG
- the LOC124936401 gene encoding aspartic proteinase A1-like, whose amino-acid sequence MGTTFRAAVITLFLSSLLLHQLVFSESNDGFVRIRLKKFKLDENNRIAARLTPQLPDSPNDDGIFVGLENYRNILYYGEISVGTPPKIFTVQFDTGSSNLWIMSSKCYFSRACLYHSKYDARRSRTYKKNGTSAKIGYGISSISGKISQDDVSVGGLTIKNQDFIEATTLSGFSFTSTKFDGILGLGFQEISVKGVVPIWYNMMNQGLIQNPVFSFWLNRNLEEGEGGELVFGGIDPMHYKGNHTYVPVIRKGYWQFDMGDVTVNGKHLGVTGFSAIADSGCSLVTGPTAVITMLNHEIGVDKRDNPECKSITRKYGQTILNMLQLKEKPKKICSLIGLCRVDGKKSNKRCKACEQLIVVWMESQYRRNQTKDVILNYVDELCDSMPKNRQRLSTVNCSRISSMPIVSFLIGGRNFTLSPKEYVRKKTIGSGCISGFMAFDIAPPLGPFWILGDIFMGRYHTVFDYGRLRVGFADA is encoded by the exons ATGGGAACAACGTTTAGAGCAGCAGTTATCACTCTTTTTCTTTCATCCCTCCTTCTTCATCAGCTGGTCTTTTCTGAATCCAATGATGGATTCGTTAGAATTCGACTCAAAAAGTTTAAGTTAGATGAAAACAACCGCATTGCTGCTCGACTTACCCCGCAACTACCAGATTCTCCAAATGATGATGGCATCTTTGTAGGGCTAGAGAATTACAGGAACATTCTGTACTATGGTGAGATTTCAGTCGGTACACCACCAAAGATATTCACTGTGCAATTTGATACAGGAAGCTCTAATTTGTGGATAATGTCCTCAAAGTGCTACTTTTCC CGTGCATGTTTGTACCATTCCAAATACGATGCCCGTCGTTCAAGAACGTATAAAAAGAACG GAACATCTGCTAAGATAGGCTATGGTATAAGTTCAATATCTGGCAAGATTAGCCAAGACGATGTTTCAGTTGGTGGTTTAACAATTAAGAATCag GACTTCATTGAAGCAACAACACTGTCTGGTTTTTCGTTTACCAGTACCAAGTTTGATGGCATTCTTGGCCTTGGATTTCAGGAGATATCAGTTAAAGGTGTTGTTCCAATATG GTACAACATGATGAACCAGGGTCTGATTCAGAATCCAGTGTTCTCATTTTGGCTTAATAGAAACttagaagaaggagaaggaggtgaACTTGTGTTTGGTGGGATTGATCCAATGCATTACAAAGGGAACCATACTTATGTCCCTGTGATCCGCAAGGGTTATTGGCAG TTTGATATGGGTGATGTCACTGTCAACGGTAAACATTTAG GTGTAACTGGTTTTTCCGCGATAGCGGATTCTGGATGTTCTCTAGTGACAGGTCCAACT GCTGTGATTACCATGTTAAACCATGAAATTGGAGTTGACAAAAGAGATAACCCTGAATGCAAGTCAATTACAAGAAAGTATGGACAAACCATTCTGAACATGCTCCAATTAAAG GAGAAACCTAAGAAAATTTGTTCCCTAATTGGATTATGCCGAGTTGATGGAAAGAAAAGTAATAAAAGGTGCAAGGCTTGTGAACAACTCATAGTTGTGTGGATGGAAAGTCAGTATAGGAggaatcaaacaaaagatgttatTTTAAACTACGTTGATGAG CTATGTGATTCGATGCCAAAAAATCGGCAAAGGTTATCAACTGTGAACTGCTCGCGAATTTCCTCAATGCCTAtagtttcatttttaattgGTGGTAGAAATTTTACACTCTCACCTAAGGAG TATGTAAGGAAGAAGACTATTGGAAGTGGTTGCATAAGTGGCTTTATGGCCTTTGATATTGCTCCTCCTCTCGGACCTTTCTG GATTTTGGGGGATATATTCATGGGTCGTTACCACACAGTATTTGACTATGGACGATTGAGAGTTGGATTTGCAgatgcataa
- the LOC124933855 gene encoding aspartic proteinase-like, whose protein sequence is MGTKFRAAVITLFLSSLLLDQLVFSESNDGLIRIELKKFKLDENNRIAARLIPQLPDSPNDGVIVGLKNYQNMQYYGEISIGTPPQKFTVQFDTGSSNLWITSSKCYFSSACHSKSKYYARRSRTYKKTGTPARIGYGEDSISGRISQDNFVVGGLTIKNQVFVEATSLPDSEIYTNTKFDGILGLGFQEKSIRGVVPIWYNMMYQGLIQNRVFSFWLNRNTEEEEGGEVVFGWRPDSRHYMGDHTYVPVNRKGYWQFDMGDVTINGKHLGVTGLSAFPDSGCSLLLGPTIAITMLNHEIGVDREDNPKCKSIVRMHGQQILNMLLIKEKLEKICSLIGLGRVQGKKSNNERTFMSNICEMIVAWMEIQRRKNQTEDVILNYVDELCDSMPQNQQRQSTVNCLRISSMPIVSFLIGGRNFTLSPEEYVLKTIGGGCISGFRSLDIPHPIGYTWVLGAIFMGRYHTVFDYGGMRVGFADAA, encoded by the exons ATGGGAACAAAGTTTAGAGCAGCAGTTATCACTCTTTTTCTTTCATCCCTCCTTCTTGATCAGCTGGTGTTTTCTGAATCCAACGATGGATTAATTAGAATTGAACTGAAAAAGTTTAAGTTGGATGAAAACAACCGCATTGCTGCTCGACTTATCCCGCAACTACCGGATTCTCCAAATGATGGCGTCATTGTAGGGCTAAAGAATTACCAGAACATGCAGTACTATGGTGAGATTTCAATCGGTACACCACCACAGAAATTCACTGTGCAATTTGATACAGGAAGCTCTAACTTGTGGATAACTTCCTCAAAGTGCTACTTTTCC AGTGCATGTCATTCTAAATCCAAATACTATGCCCGTCGATCAAGAACGTATAAAAAGACCG GAACACCTGCTAGGATAGGCTATGGTGAAGATTCAATATCTGGCAGGATTAGCCAAGACAATTTTGTAGTTGGTGGTTTAACAATTAAGAATCag GTCTTCGTTGAAGCAACAAGCCTGCCCGATTCTGAGATTTATACTAATACCAAGTTTGATGGCATTCTTGGCCTTGGATTTCAGGAGAAATCAATTAGAGGTGTTGTTCCAATATG GTACAACATGATGTACCAGGGTCTGATTCAGAATCGAGTGTTCTCATTTTGGCTTAATAGAAACAcagaagaagaggaaggaggTGAAGTTGTGTTTGGTTGGCGGCCTGATTCAAGGCATTACATGGGGGACCATACTTATGTCCCTGTGAACCGCAAGGGTTATTGGCAG TTTGATATGGGTGATGTCACTATAAACGGTAAACATTTAG GTGTAACTGGTCTTTCTGCATTCCCGGATTCTGGATGTTCTCTATTGTTAGGTCCAACT ATTGCGATTACCATGTTAAACCATGAAATTGGAGTTGACAGAGAAGATAACCCTAAATGCAAGTCAATTGTAAGAATGCATGGACAACAAATTCTGAACATGCTCCTAATAAAG GAGAAACTTGAGAAAATTTGTTCCCTAATTGGATTAGGCCGAGTTCAAGGAAAGAAAAGTAATAATGAAAGAACATTTATGAGCAATATTTGTGAAATGATAGTTGCATGGATGGAGATTCAGCGTAGGAAGAATCAAACAGAAGATGTTATTTTAAACTACGTTGATGAG CTATGTGATTCGATGCCACAAAATCAGCAAAGGCAATCAACTGTGAACTGTTTGCGAATTTCCTCAATGCCTAtagtttcatttttaattgGTGGTAGAAATTTTACACTTTCACCTGAGGAG TATGTATTGAAGACTATTGGAGGTGGTTGCATAAGTGGCTTTAGATCCTTAGATATTCCTCATCCAATTGGATATACCTG GGTTTTGGGGGCCATATTCATGGGTCGTTATCACACCGTATTTGACTATGGAGGAATGAGAGTTGGATTTGCAGATGcagcataa